In Candidatus Kaistella beijingensis, a genomic segment contains:
- a CDS encoding acyltransferase family protein: MRLNNLQILRGISALLVCCFHFRGDLNFGAQKWGDLLFGKGSIGVPIFFVISGFIMVYTTTKFKGEHSAKNVISFLKKRVIRIIPLYYLLTFAWMILGGSFLLYFKAEGLQRVISSLLFLPQKDQFPVLFLGWSLNYEMLFYLIFAVSLFFKTKRYLFLILFFLTAMVLGKWYHFESSYLNMVTDFKNIYFIIGVLFGLYLSKIRLDNKILQIISILFIVLFAAFFFNFFNFENQFITVVSVSLFVLAFLIFDFFLKVKSSKFLVMLGDISYSIYLSHPFVEIIFKRIHVESPLMLILLFVLKLAVVIIISKILYEILEKRFTNYLKKELLPKY, encoded by the coding sequence ATGAGACTCAATAATCTTCAAATTCTACGCGGGATTTCAGCACTTTTGGTTTGCTGCTTTCATTTTAGGGGTGACCTCAATTTTGGGGCGCAAAAATGGGGTGATTTACTATTTGGCAAAGGCAGTATAGGAGTTCCAATATTTTTCGTTATCAGCGGATTCATCATGGTTTATACCACCACAAAATTTAAGGGTGAACATTCCGCAAAAAACGTAATTTCCTTCCTGAAAAAAAGAGTGATCAGAATCATTCCACTATATTATCTGCTCACTTTCGCGTGGATGATTTTGGGAGGGAGCTTCCTGCTGTATTTTAAAGCCGAAGGACTGCAAAGAGTAATCAGTTCGCTTCTATTTCTTCCTCAAAAAGACCAATTTCCTGTATTATTTCTTGGTTGGTCACTCAATTACGAGATGCTTTTCTACCTTATTTTTGCAGTTTCTCTGTTCTTCAAAACTAAAAGATATCTCTTCCTGATTCTATTTTTTCTAACTGCAATGGTTTTGGGAAAATGGTATCATTTTGAAAGCAGTTACCTCAATATGGTTACAGATTTCAAGAATATTTACTTTATCATAGGGGTTTTGTTTGGGTTGTATTTATCTAAAATTCGCCTGGATAACAAAATTCTTCAGATCATATCTATTTTATTTATCGTACTTTTTGCGGCCTTCTTTTTTAATTTTTTCAATTTTGAGAATCAATTTATTACGGTCGTTTCTGTATCATTGTTTGTATTGGCATTTCTTATTTTTGATTTTTTTCTAAAGGTAAAATCCAGCAAATTCTTGGTAATGCTTGGTGATATTTCCTATTCCATTTATTTATCACATCCTTTTGTAGAAATAATTTTCAAGCGAATTCATGTCGAATCTCCATTAATGTTGATTTTACTTTTTGTTCTGAAATTGGCAGTCGTCATCATCATTTCTAAAATATTGTATGAAATTTTAGAGAAAAGATTTACCAATTACCTCAAGAAAGAACTCCTGCCCAAATATTGA